Sequence from the Pseudomonas sp. LS.1a genome:
CTGTGATTCACTTATTGACCGCCGCCAATATTCCAGTGGCGGCGGTGGTTCACCTTAGTTGATATGTGCGCCCAGATGTTCACATCGTCAGGCAGAAATATTTCAATCAAGGTTAAACAATGCCGAGGCTTCAAGGTCATAGGCTGCGCTCGACCACGGCGAGGAAAAAAGCCGTGGCGAAGGTTATTCATTTGCCAAAGAAGAAAGGGGCTTTCATGCGTTCGACCATAGGGGTATTGCTGGCGGTACTGATCACGCCATTGGCTCAGGCCGAGCTGATAGATGAAATCGCCGACCGGGGCGAACTGCGCATCGCCGTGCAGGCCGACAACTCACCGTACGCCTTCAAGGAAAATGACCACCTGACCGGTTTCGAGATCGAGTTCGGCCAGGACCTGGCCAGGGAGCTGGACCTGCGCGCCGAGTTCATCGAAGCCCCTGCGACAGAGGTACTGCCCGGTGTCGAGAGTGGCAAGTACGACATCGCACTGACCCCGTCGAGCGAATCGCCCAAAGGTGACGGCCAGCTCGATGTAAGCCTGCCGTTTGGCGAGAAGCAGCTGGTGATCCCGTTCCAGAAGGACAACCCGGCGTTCGAGAGCGCGGTGAACAATGCACTGCAGCGGCTCAAGGACAGCGGACGGACTGCCGAGCTTGAGCAGAAGTGGTTCAAGGGTGTGCCAGAGACTGCGGACGGGCAATAGGATTTTTACTGCCTGTACCGGCCTCTTCGCGGGTGAACCCGCTCCCACAGGGACATCACAAGCCTTGAGGGCTGTGGAGAACCTGTGGGAGCGGGTTCACCCGCGAAGAGGCCGGTACAGGCTTAAGCTGAAAGCCCAGCCAGCGCCTGCTGTGCCTCGTCCAGCTCCAGCTCGCTGAACACCAGCACCCCCGCCCGCCGCAGCAATGCCGTGGTCACCCCTTCCCCCGCCACCTTCACACCACTGAACGTGCCGTCATAGGTCAACCGGTTGCCACACGAAGGGCTACCCGCCTTCAGCACCGCCACGCGAATGCCGTGCCGGCGCACCAGCTCCAGCGCCCGTTGCGCCCCGGCCAGGAACTCGGCGCTGACATCCTCGCCCGTCACCGTCAGCACCTGCGCGCCACCGTCGAGCACCTCACCACCCTGCCCGCCCGGTATCTCTGCCGGCGGCCGTGGTGTCGGCAAGCCACCGGCCACTTCCGGGCACAACGGCACCACGCGCCCTTCGGCCTGCCAATGCTGCAAAAGGTCGGGGTGGCCACTGGCGCGGCCGTCATAGCGCACTGGCTGCCCCAGCAGGCAGGCGCTGACCAGCACCTTGGGCAGGTCAGAACAGGTCATTGCCACGGCGCCGGAACCACCCGGTCAACGAAAGCCGCTCACGCCCGGCCGGCAGCACCTCATGGGGCACCTCGCCCGACAGGAACACTACCAGGCAGCCAGCCACCGGCTCGACATCATGCTCGACACCGTCCGCCAGGAACATGCGCAACTGGCCACCGTCCTGCGGCTGCCAGTCTTCATTCAGGTACAGCACCGCCGACACCATGCGCCGGTCATCGTCACGGAAGCGGTCCAGATGCCGGCGATAGAATGCCCCCGGTGGGTACAGGGCAAAATGGCACTCGAAATCCTCCAGGCCGAGGAACAGGCCCCGGTTGATGGCCT
This genomic interval carries:
- a CDS encoding substrate-binding periplasmic protein is translated as MRSTIGVLLAVLITPLAQAELIDEIADRGELRIAVQADNSPYAFKENDHLTGFEIEFGQDLARELDLRAEFIEAPATEVLPGVESGKYDIALTPSSESPKGDGQLDVSLPFGEKQLVIPFQKDNPAFESAVNNALQRLKDSGRTAELEQKWFKGVPETADGQ
- a CDS encoding DUF523 domain-containing protein yields the protein MTCSDLPKVLVSACLLGQPVRYDGRASGHPDLLQHWQAEGRVVPLCPEVAGGLPTPRPPAEIPGGQGGEVLDGGAQVLTVTGEDVSAEFLAGAQRALELVRRHGIRVAVLKAGSPSCGNRLTYDGTFSGVKVAGEGVTTALLRRAGVLVFSELELDEAQQALAGLSA
- a CDS encoding 2OG-Fe(II) oxygenase, translated to MRAMHISPEHPMLAAVVDDLATHGWSQQALFLPADLVRALAAECRRRDAEGELNPAGVGRGAAQEVREAIRGDQIQWIDPGQAEACDQYLAAMDQLRQAINRGLFLGLEDFECHFALYPPGAFYRRHLDRFRDDDRRMVSAVLYLNEDWQPQDGGQLRMFLADGVEHDVEPVAGCLVVFLSGEVPHEVLPAGRERLSLTGWFRRRGNDLF